AGTGGAAGTTCTTTTTGCAGTTAGTCTAATTATGCTTATGTTTTTTAAAATTTGTATATTATACTATGTTACAGTTATGAGCATTGCATATATATTTAAACTACAATCATTTAAATCTTTGGTCACAAGTGTAGGAATAATTATTATAATATATTCCTTTAATATATATCCTTCCATAATAGCACATATTAATTCAGCGAGTAAAACAGCTCCGTTT
This sequence is a window from Desulfovibrio desulfuricans. Protein-coding genes within it:
- a CDS encoding GerAB/ArcD/ProY family transporter yields the protein MEVLFAVSLIMLMFFKICILYYVTVMSIAYIFKLQSFKSLVTSVGIIIIIYSFNIYPSIIAHINSASKTAPF